aacagttgcaaatgacagacaaagacagtgacacaggaggaggtgaagactctgcccagaaaagcttacaatctaagctctccatgactggaaaagatggactatTATGTGATAACCaggatgatgcagcaaacctggaatggatttcttaaagtaatttgctatttgttggcaaatgtttccaatcctggaccagatttagtGCAGGTTTCCTCGATTACTTGGATTCACACAtcatagtcaatcttctccaatCCTGGAGAGCTATAATACGTCAGGCCCCATGTGTGTGTAGGTTCTACCAATGGTATGTAGCGCCATTTATAGATTGCTTCGATTTTactcatttataaagaaatgataaaactGACAGAGTAGTCGATGGATGGATGTGGCAATCACAATAGTGGTAATTTTTCTAACAATAACAGAACTTATATGACAATCCAACAAATCTGGCCACACACTCATTAATATCCTGTATTCATTCCAGCACAGGCTGGAAATGATATCAgcctgggatacatgatgtaaaaaaaaaccacatTTTTCCCCTTATATAAGAGTTTTTTGCCCTTTTATATAAACTAACAAATGTGCCAATAAGTCCGCTTTAATAgtatatgatattttattgattggtTCACATTTGGTTTAATCCATGTGTTATTCTGTTATTCAGTCCTAAATACAAAACTGGAACAACAATTTTATGTCTGTTGCATTTACAAATGACGAATGCACATGTATTTcaacattcaaaataataaaccAGTGATTTCTCACCAAcgtttatttgaaaaatgttcccTCAAAGGAGTATAAGACCTCATGTACACAAgcatgtaaaaacacatttttaatagacCATCTTAAAgtctgaaacaaaaaatgaagtCAACTAAAAAGTGCAGTTAACCAATGACCAATTAGGATTTAGCTTTACTAACgataaataaaatctgattggttgtttgttACAGCACATTATCAGCGCCCTTTCTACAGTCTCGTTTGTGTTTATTCTTTAACAAAGTGGAAAATTGTGCAGCTTCCCATGATGTCAACCACCGTTGCCTAAAGATTCTGAGTTAGTGAGGGATTGGTAAAACATCTCCAGCATTTGACGTTGTTTGCTGTGGATTAAGATGTGGGGTCGGATATTTGCTATGAAGGTCGTGGCAATGTCTGGCTCCCATTTGTGcctctgttaaaataaataaaaaaagagatcaaaaacagtatttttaaggctgtgtacacacattcaataattgttgttggaaaggatctttaacgatactttcaaacgacaaaagactgaacgagtgatgtacatacagcaccgttctgctctaaggaaaaggaagggaagagaacgatagagcggcaccccgctgtgctctctccctctccttcacttgtattgcgatTGTTCGTGGATCCGAACGACAtcggatgagcgctgtacacacgccagatccttattcgatatcagccctgaggtgactatcgagaatcatctgacttgtgtacatagccttactgtgATTAAACCATCAATGTACCACAGTCATCacaatatttaaagccaaactccacttttaaatgttattacattttcagaaattgcTGCCTGTTTTTTAAACCTTATTGACACTGTTGCACAGGTCTATATTTGGCAATTCCTCTGCCTTTCTACTTCCAAGTTGGGCGATACCCAGCATTACCCAACCTCTTCTTCCATACCTTAGACATCATAGATACATCTCCTTGCAGCTTGTTTGTCACCAGGTTCTGGACCTAGTGTAGTATATAGACAGCGCCTTTTGGTTTTCTTCCTCTTTCCGGGACAGAGGAACCAgtgagcaccaccatcttctacACATGTGTGGGACCCACACTTTTTCTTAGGTTTCAGGAAGCCCCTTGCATGCACATTAGCGGAAGCCTGCTGAGATATATGACgtaaatatcccaggaggctctgggtttcccattcagtctttactgccgaaacagtaaaaatggaaaaggagGGGTCCACCccgaaaaaaatcaaaatgtatttaccaatatataaaaagatGAGACACCCTttcatataatattaaaaatgtcatgataggtctgctttatttaaagcctaactcctgTCAACATTGTTTTGggtagagtagggaagggttagaacatgTAATGGTCATTATTACCGGGCCCTGACCCCATGGCAGAGATTACACTTCAATTCGTGTCCTGTTTACATGATGTCAGATAGTCACTGACCTGACTAAAGATCTCTCTAACTTACCAAGTAAAAGtaccaaagtaaaacaaatgtttgaggaacagttagtacCCCTCtacatttttcttatattgtCATCTGCTGTATGACCTGCATTTCCCTCATTTCTTTTTCctgatgtcataaaaaaaaacagtgatgggAAATCTATCCTTTAGAATCACAAACAGccattaaaacaattattttagtatttctctattTTCATATGATCTGTGCAGTGCTCTCAGCAATCAGACCTGTCCATACACCCACCCCCTGCTCTCTTCCTCTTCTATACAAGTATGTATGAGTATCCTGAGGGGTGTGACTGTTACTAAGCTCTGCCGCCACAGAGCACTGGAGTTCTGCCTTccagtatatttgttttatgactCTCACCTTTATTAAGTAAGCAGCCACCATGGTGGTACTTCTGGATCTTCCAGCTTTGCAGTGGATGTAAACACTGTGACCCTTTTCCTGGTGTCGGTGTACAAACTCCACACCTTTTTGTAAGTTCTCCAATGTTGGGACTCCGGTGAAGTCAACAGTGCTGAGTCTCAGCTGCTCCACACCAAGGGCTTCCCACTGCTGCACACAAATCAACAAACCATTTAGGTTAATGAATATAGAGCTAaaggggaagtaacacataaaGGAAGCGTCATACAAAGGCTGCCAATATAACTGACCTCTTGGACTGCATGCTAGTTCCCAACTTTCACTGATGGTGAATCCAATAGCTTATATTAGAGTCTAGTTTAATAGAAGCTGAATTTGTTCTGGATCACTGTGCtggcatttcttttattaataaagattatTACAATTCTGCCCCAGCACAGctccattagattgtgagctcctttgagggacagctagtgacatgactatggatttatTTATACTGCGCTacataatatgctggcactatataaatacaagttattaatattaataataatgtgaatgtgtgaggtgtaaattttaaaatacagaacTGGACATGATTGATGATTCATTTTTTAAGGTCCCATTCACATTTTGATGTTAATGTATAAAgtagagaatctgacattctctgttGCAGAActttccaggtctgtgtgtttcaaataataaataatatatattaatattaattgattccccaccagggagtgtttcaatgaatgtcagattcactatataaatagaccccaatgagTGGATAGGTGAGGACTTTTtagttgcaaatgttttgcatctgGAAGGACAATTGATTCCGAAAAGAAAAGTCAGCCTAAGCACAGGTTCAGACCTTCCTTAGGATCGAGTGATCCCGTGTCCCTTCctgcggctggcaccttgcaccTCACACCGCAGTACTGGCTCTTAAAGACTACTACTGTACCAGTCACTGCCTCCactattcattccctatagagCTTCCAGAGGGAGATGCTGCAATGTAGAATCTCCAGAGAGACAAGTGGTAAAAGCATCACAACCTGACTGCCAGTGTGACCATAGCCCAACATTACTACTAACGTGTTGTCGTAAGTGAAATGTTTTCTAACACTCAGCTGTGCACATTTCTATGCACTGCTGCTAAACTAAagctaaagggaaaaaaaaataccaaagcaaCAAAAGCGTAATACCTTTGCACTTTATTTTTACCCAAAGGGTATTCAAAGTGCTTCCTTTGACATCTTTCCTTCCGTGATGTCATTTAAAACTACAAatacacatgaaaacaaaaaaaaaatacatcacaaatcactaaaaaaaaactgaaagcaaatTGCACTAAAACCTGATTTTCTGTGTATTATTTAagaccatagtcatatcactagatgtccctcaacgGAGCTCACAAACCCCtccaatagtcatatgtctttaatacagtctaaggttaattttgggggagccaattaacctaactgcatgtttttgaatgttgggatgtttttaaaaagaataactttactttttggagttgtttttctttttgccaccGCCCCACTTTTCCTATAGCCTCTATTACAGACCCCAGATGAGCCTATGATTTCCTATACCCCTCATACTTATTCCATCTCCGGAGGCTCTGCAGTCACCCCTTGCACTTAGTTAGCCATGGCATCCTGAAAACTTATGGCTTTTCGCTACATGTCCCCATAGAGAAATGCAAGGTGACTGAGTGGAAGGTAAATGCATGTTACCTTATATTCCTTACCTGAGAAGAGTGACACAGCAGTCTGGTCTCATATTCCTCATTCATAGTGATGACCCCATGTACGTTCTCTTCCTCAATCAACTGCAGAAAACATATTAAGGTGAATTATTTTACATGCAGAATGTTATGAATAACAGAGCAGTTGTAGGGATGCTGGCTGTCCATTGCTACATTTATGCAGGGTGACCTTTTGGGTAACAGTTGTGTAAAAGGAGTTGGCAGTAGCGAATAGCTTTTCCTCTTGCCTCTCTATATAGCAAGAAGCATGATGATAGTAGAAGAGAGCAGAGTAACAGGAAGATGAGCAATTCCttactattaaacagtatttatatagcgccaacatattacgcagcgctgtacattaaataggggttgcaaatgacagacaaatacaggcagtgacacaggaggagaggaccctgcccccaagagcttacaatctaagaggtgggtgaAGTAGCATACTGTAGGAGTAAGTAATATGtagctgcttctccttttactgtccagttacagaTTGGAGAGAGAGTTCAGGATGACCTAAACTAGGAGGAAGTAGGCTGAATTTCTGtaatcagactgaggacatctagggAAATGTACTGCTGGGAAATATGTGGCTAGAAGATGATTATTGCAGCTATTTATGCCTTTATTgaaagctatttattttttactaatacaaaaagtattattattagatatacaATTTGAAAACAGTGCAGGAGCTGGAGTTTACTTTGCAGCAGGTCGAAAATgaccaacacaaaaaaatcttaaacTATTACAACTTTTGATTCAACACGAATCTGTCTACCTACAGGAAGAGGACTGCGCATGCGCACTcaccttctcactcatccctcgGAAGGGCAGCGCTCCCAGTATGACCGTGTCATCGATCCTATCATACCACTTCCGGCTAGAGATCTTTTCCATTACCACGTTATACAGCAAAGTAGGATAAAATAGGACACGGGTCGCCATCGATTGCAGAGACATGATTCTCATCAAGCATGTTCGCCAGTAACCTTGATACCTGTGTCCTCCATATTGGATCCTGGCACTTCCGCCTTCGTCCTGACAGTGTCATAATTTAAGGGCGGAAGTTGGACGATGCCATATTTGATAAGGGCAAATGTTTGTAATGGTTTAGTTTAACTTCTATTGCTTGgttaaattatttcataaaaaaacatacatagtacttaatatttaaaatgtgtaagtcACTCTGATACTGGCTTAACTGCCTAGTTCTCTGGCCTAGAGCGTGCAAGCATCCAGTGTTATTTGCAAGCTTGTTCTTATAAGGCACTGAAACCATATTTCCAGAATCAGAACGTGGAAGAAAAACACATGGACATACATAACCTGGGGTGTGCTTGCTGTATAAATTAATACTTGTTAGCTTTTGTGCTGCCAGCGATTGATTATCCTTGGCAGAAAAAAATAGCCCCCTTCACCACAAActataaatattctataaattTTCCCACACTCAGCATTGGCTGTCATGGCAGCTAGAATAGACCCTTCACATGCACGGGTCGTCATGGCAACACTAGCAGTCAATGCCCCAGCATTGGTTGTCATGTCAGCAAAAACTGTAAATTCACCAGCAATGGTTGTCTCGGCAACAAAAATAGTCCTTTGCTCGCCATTGGTtgtaaaagcagcaaaaataatCAACACCCCAGTTTAGATTGTCATGGCAGAAACTTAGTCCCTCCACAAGCAAAAATACTCCCTACCACCACATCGGTTGTCATGCCAAAAAAGACAATCCTCCATCATAGCATAGATGCTTAGCGgcagaaataaacataaatccATAGCATTGGTAATCAGTGGCACTAAAAATGTCCCCCACCCTCACAATATTAGTGGTCATAGATAACGGTTACTTTGCACCCAACATGATTGTTAACATAAATCAACTCATCAATTATCTGACCTTAGTGTAAAACAGCACCACTAGCCCCATACTTTCCAAGCCATAGGTTCTGACAAAAGTACAGAGCAGAAGGTCAAAGCTCTCCAATTTCATACTTAAAAAATTCCAAACTGCAGGGTAGCAGTGGTCCCGGCCCCGATCCTGTTGAACTTCTCTGTGAAGTTAATTATAAATGAATTATTCCCCAGCAGTGGTAGCCTCCTTATGCCGTCACTATCACCCTTATCactgtaaatgcatttaaaaatccagATATTGgcatttgcaggttctccccgtatttgttTGGCTTTCCTATGCGTactgcagtttcctcccacattccaaaaacatgcagttaggttaattggcttccccctaaaatggATCTTAGACTGtatccacctactagattgtaagctctttggggcagggtcctctcctcctgtatcatcgTCTGTAttagtatgtcatttgcaacccctatttaatgtacagtgctgggtaatatgttggcgctatataaatcctgtttattaataataaaataataataataatttaaagacatgacaatggtagggacattagagtgtgagcttcTTTAAAGGGCACCTAAtgatatgaatatggactttatacaatactgtgcaatatgttggtgctatataaatactgtgtagtaatattaatcatgagaaaaaattaaatgacaatGTGAatctaatttatacatttttgctattattttttttttttttttggtatgtttcaTGGCATTTTGACATTCTTCTTTTAGTTTGGTTTTATAGTCTTTCATCTATGCAATTTAGTAGTATTgaattccaaaattaaaaaaaaaacttggtaacCTTAGGTCTTCTTCAATGAAAAGGCATGTGTAAATATCTTACGTTTTCCTGGACTGGACCAATAAACAGTTATTGTGGGCCCAAGACaattcagacatttttaaagGATTCTTCTTGAATAATCAGCATCCAGAACAGTAACAATGCATAGTCAGGGTTTTCGGTTGTGCAGGTTGGGGGTTTCGCGGACAGATGGAAAATGCTGTGTgataaattttattatatcttcATCCATGTCTGCTGTgccatttataataaaacaattttattagacATTTTTATCAAGGTTTTCCTTAAAAACATAGACCTGGGTAAATatctagaaaatataaatatctattaAATCTATTGCTGGAACATTACTACAGTAGATTTTCCAAGATATGTCGAAGTGTTGTTTGCCTAAAACTGAATTAAGCCTGCAACTAATTCAGATGCCAGCATGCGATCAGTTACTCAGTTAAGGGGGTAGTCTTTATTAATTagtctttttttcttgtctatCAGATAGCTGATTGACATGTGAACTATCTGTACTCTTGGTTGAGAGGAAGCTGGTTTGGGCAGTTCTGCAAGGTGCAGGGTTATGGGCTATATTTGTcgaatgcccttttttttttaggtatttgggAATCCAAGGATGATGCATACTGGCGGACTTTATTCCTCTTTTTGACTTTGCATACCATTTTAATTAAGGTTCTTTCTGAAGAATCTAAAATATTAGattagaatataatataataaagtaaaagaaaagtaaaattagtttttcttAAAGGGTTGGCTTgcccaaaactgaaataaaccTTAATTTGGAGTGGTCACCAGAGCAAAATAACTGCCTACAAGGGGATTGCCTTTAATGTCTCACTTCCTTAGCCATGCAAATGGTGAACAAaatgacagatttttttaatcCCATACTCCacgatggaaaaaaaaagctttgactttaaatttgcttttataaTTTAGGTTAAGCAACACTAACTGGAAACACATATTACCCTGATCAATGTGCATTTTGCATCTGGCTCACAGGCTTTACCAATAAAATCAGAAGTCTTTTTTGTTCCTGTGCACTTtggatttctcaaaaaataatgcaaaaatccATGAGTGTCAATAGAAGCACATGAATTAACCCCCAAAACAGTAAAGGAATCAAAGCTGCTGggttataatgaaataataatacaacatatcACTGTCTCCAGTGGTTTCCACTTATCCTCTGTACATTTTTGTCAagtcataaataaaaaacagtaagtTCTTGCAACACAACCTTGAAGTGTGTATGTGCTGCGCTTCACTCTTAAGCCACTAGATGGTGATGAATATATTGCAAGTTTATGTCCCATTGTTAGCAGTAGGAAAgtttatatcaaaatatattattcaatctaaaataataatagttatatatccacacaaataataataataagccctAAATATAGTCATATGTTCACagtaaataataatagcaatataaatGTCCACATTAGCAATACATTTGCAAGATAAAcggttataataaatattattataatcacAGACTTCAGGCAAATGACCCCAGCCTAGTGGGCAGCAGCTCAGCAGAATAACGAACGTATGAAAGAAAAGAATGCAGAATACTATTTATGAACTGTTTACAATGGGCACCATTTCTAATAGTTTTCATAAACACTGATGCCCATGCCAAGTAATCCACTCCCAGTATAGACTGCTGCCAAGGATAATGAAGTGTTAGGGTGTGGGGGTGGGAAGGGATTCTTTAACAATCACTAGCTTTAAGGCACAAAAAACACATTCAGTTCACACCCCAGTGGTGCATCCTGCATTGCAGGAATAATTTTATAAAAGATAGGGCCCTGGGTAAATATAAAGTCAGGCCCCAAATGCACACAGTTTCAGCTCTCTGAAGCCCTGCCATGCTGTCATTTGGGGTTCCTAAAAAAGTGAAAGCCTTGACCTATTTTGCCTTACTCtaaaaatatgcagatcaggagaTCTCTGTTAGCCAAAATCAGAAGGGATTTACACTTGTGTAATTCTCCGATCCCATAAAAGGAAAGACCATGTGCACCAACTTCTGTATCCCAATGATTTATAGTGCCTGTCAGCAATATCTCCACTAGTGACTACCGCTATGTAACAAAATCCCAACCCGGATGTGTTTTTGTCCATAACTGATTTTATTTAGGTCTGCACAATTTATATAGATTATATGTGAACTACAACATTTAGTTATTATTGATGATTTCAGTTGTCAATATTAGTAGGAGACTAGtgcaaaatgcatttaaactTTAGGTTTATTCATTTAGATTTGGAGATCTAACCTCACTGGTAACATGTTTTTTAGATTAAGCTACAATTTTTATGGCAGACAAATCTAGACAGTTATCATTTGGAGGTATTCAATGATGGGtttggtattttttcattttatcctaATTATTCACACTTTTCACATTTTGTAAAAGATACCTATACAGCATTTTATCAAGTAAGCATGTGGTTTTAATGGCCCAAGCAGTCATCGGTAGAAAAAATGCCAAGCATTATTGGTCAGTAGAAGGATAAGTTGTCTGGTGCCGTTGGTCTATGGGAGCAAAAATGCTGGTGTGATAGGTCAGTGGGAAaagaatatgcctgtgccattggtcagtgggaggaagaaATGTGACAACATTGCAAAGGACTGCACAGCCTCACAAATAAGGGTTTGTTCATTGTTTTACTAAACGCATATGTATTACCATTCCAATGCCCAATGTTCAGCAGACCATTCTTCAGTTGGTTAATAGGAGGAAAAAATGCTAGACGGCATTGATAAATGGCAGGAAACATACCTGGTGTCATTGGCCAGCAGGTAGGAGAATTGCCAGTGCATTGGTCAATAGGAGGAAAACGTGCCTGGTGCCATTGGTCAGTGGAAGTGGAAAACACATGATGCTattggtcattgggaagattaACTCATGGTGACATTGGTTAGTGTAAAGAAATGTGTCTGTGCTATTTGTCAGTGGTAAAAGTGGTGCCATTGGTAAGAGGGAGGAAGAAATGTTCTTTGACATTgatcaataggaggaaaaattgcCTGGTAATATTGTACAGTGGCAAGAAAAATATCTAAAGTCATTTGCGAGTGGGAGGAAATATTGTCCAGTGCCATTAATAAGCAGGAAGGAATAAATGCTTGGTGCCATTGGTCtatgggacaaaaaaaaatgcctgtaaagtctgtaaaaaaaatggtaattgtggTCAGGAAATATTTTCTAATCATTAGTGTCATGGTGAAAAAGAAAGCCCTGACATAACAAGGAAATAGGCTGAATGCTACAGCAGTAGATTGTCAATGAACTAGGGCCAACTGTAAACAAGCTGAAAACCTCACCTTTTGTCCTGAGTTTCAAACAGCATTGTGCAAAGCTTTGCAGTTAAGTTCTAAAACGCCCTGGAGCACACAATCATGCACAGCACTGCACAGCCTCACTTGGGGGCCACATATAATTTGTTACCCTCCACATCCATGGTAGTAGAGGAGTAAGGGCCTgttcattgttttaataaaggcTTATGTATTACCATTCCATTGCCCTGTGTTCAGCAGCCTATTCATTGGAACACAAATGTAGTTCATGCAAATTTTTTACACTGCATGTCAATGCACGGTTGCATTCCACATTGCAGTGCATTCATTAGAAGTGTTTGGGTTGCCAATAACAAATAATGACAACCCAGTGTATGTGGGGTCATCTTAGGAACCCccaacttaggctacgtacacacgtgcaatggttcttgtccgataatcggctcagggccaatattggacgagaatctggcaatTGTACAGCGCCCATGGACGACGAATAATCttgatggaagtgaaggggaaagaacACAGCAAGGTgcagctccgtcgctctccctgtatgtacagcactcattcatgcatcttgcagttgttagtcattggaaaggatcgtgaaagatcctttccaacgacaattattgcacgtgtgtatgtagccttagagaCCCAAGTATTTTACCTGGGGAATTCAGCACTTCAAAATGCCTACAAAGCCTATCTACCTAAAGTTTTCATCATAATTTGCTTCAACTCAATATATTCCACCTGCTACTAAGTTTGGAACATCAGTAGACATTAAAGGTCttggaatggtcctcctcgtcctattcagcttgctcctactttctgctcatttaaaagagcacttaaaacccatattttcatactcacctacccgtcttcttctgtctcctaaaatatttactatttacccaccattccatatcttccctaatattgtgtgctgcttccccacctcttagaatgtaagctattctgagcagggtcctctcctcctcctgtttaatgataataatttgcattttttctttttaaaccataATGGAGAAGCCATCTACCTGTGGGGTTTCAAGTAAATAGCTTTTTCATTCTGACCTACAGAGCCAGTTCTTTAACACAAGGATTAAGTGTTTTAGCACATGACTTTCATTCAGATCTACTGGGCTGAAAATAAttctcacattaaaaaaaaaaaaaacaacaaagatgcTAATCCTGGTGTGTCAGCTTTGTGAATTAAGTCTTCTGTATCTAATGATTTGTTAGATAAAACCTTAAGCCAATCAAAACAAAGATGATATGGGAAAAATGAGCAAATAACACCCGCTACTGAAAATATCCCATGTGTTCTATTTTTATGAATTAATACTTGATTTGTTTCAATTAACAACTGCCTGGTCTGTGTCATGTATAATATGTACATCATTCAGCTATTCATACATTGGATATGGACAGAAATGTTTGTACACATTTTCCTGTGAGCAGTCTGTCTTGGACCATGCCAGCGACATCTGGCTAGGAGACAAATTGTGCTCTAGTAATTACCTCCCCAGCCACCAGTGTCACTTGTCCTAGTCATTGAAGCTGGAATTCTGAACAAGTGGGCTATTAATTAGTCAGTAAATTAGCCATCGAATAGGCAAGGACTACAGAACAATTA
The genomic region above belongs to Pyxicephalus adspersus chromosome 9, UCB_Pads_2.0, whole genome shotgun sequence and contains:
- the PTPMT1 gene encoding phosphatidylglycerophosphatase and protein-tyrosine phosphatase 1, with the translated sequence MRIMSLQSMATRVLFYPTLLYNVVMEKISSRKWYDRIDDTVILGALPFRGMSEKLIEEENVHGVITMNEEYETRLLCHSSQQWEALGVEQLRLSTVDFTGVPTLENLQKGVEFVHRHQEKGHSVYIHCKAGRSRSTTMVAAYLIKRHKWEPDIATTFIANIRPHILIHSKQRQMLEMFYQSLTNSESLGNGG